A genomic stretch from Candidatus Poribacteria bacterium includes:
- a CDS encoding tetratricopeptide repeat protein, with product MLSKGISFVACFLIVIVGAVCDAVAQTPQDLYARAMQAARQGEYPQALQYLHRAVDLNPDFAKAHAALGTVYLQLGDFPASEKALAHAMRMAPDLVQAKSNLALLYARTERFDDAIRVYQDLIQKHPESLQVWLGIASAYQQADRYKEAIEAYQESLKRSPNHTAAMSNLASCYEAVKQEGQAIRYYKAALAQDPNLSMANGNLGAIYQKQGELDKALPLLEKAVRHDPRFTAARYCLGLVLTKKRQFQRAAMEYQRVIAQQNDHVGAYYNLAQALFRLKRPEEGKQAMEIYCRLNAIAQEIEDRERAILIEPNNPLKQYQLGLVYAKYGKFPKAISAFQTALALDAKAHYALNALARLYILQGIESQDAIAHAEKAFHLTQSPQYMHTLALAYFQAGKRENALKAIQTAIEMDPENDAFRQTLTKMKEADEKTK from the coding sequence ATGTTGTCAAAGGGTATATCGTTCGTTGCCTGTTTTCTAATCGTTATAGTGGGTGCTGTGTGTGATGCTGTCGCGCAAACCCCACAAGACCTTTACGCCCGCGCTATGCAAGCCGCACGGCAAGGCGAATATCCACAGGCACTCCAATATCTTCATCGCGCTGTTGATTTAAACCCAGACTTTGCCAAAGCACACGCCGCTTTAGGCACAGTTTACCTCCAACTCGGTGACTTTCCCGCATCTGAGAAGGCACTTGCACACGCGATGCGTATGGCCCCTGATCTGGTTCAGGCTAAGTCCAATCTCGCCTTGCTCTACGCGAGAACCGAACGCTTTGATGACGCTATCCGGGTTTATCAAGACCTTATTCAAAAGCACCCCGAATCATTGCAAGTATGGTTGGGTATCGCCTCTGCCTATCAGCAGGCGGATCGATATAAAGAGGCGATTGAAGCCTATCAGGAAAGCCTTAAACGTTCCCCCAACCACACCGCCGCGATGAGCAATCTCGCCTCTTGTTATGAAGCCGTCAAACAGGAGGGACAAGCAATCCGCTATTACAAAGCTGCCTTAGCACAAGACCCCAACCTCTCTATGGCAAATGGGAACTTGGGTGCTATCTATCAAAAACAGGGGGAATTGGATAAGGCACTCCCGCTTTTAGAAAAGGCTGTCCGACACGATCCGCGGTTTACTGCCGCACGGTATTGCCTCGGCTTGGTTCTCACGAAAAAGCGTCAATTCCAACGTGCCGCTATGGAATACCAGCGAGTTATTGCACAACAGAACGATCACGTCGGTGCCTACTATAACCTCGCCCAAGCACTCTTCCGACTCAAACGACCTGAAGAGGGAAAGCAGGCGATGGAAATCTACTGTCGCCTCAACGCGATCGCACAGGAGATTGAAGACCGCGAACGCGCCATTCTCATTGAACCGAATAACCCGCTGAAACAGTATCAACTTGGGCTTGTTTATGCGAAATACGGGAAGTTTCCGAAGGCGATCTCGGCGTTTCAGACAGCCTTAGCGTTGGATGCCAAGGCGCACTATGCACTGAACGCCTTAGCGCGACTTTACATTCTGCAAGGGATCGAGTCGCAGGATGCTATCGCACACGCTGAAAAAGCGTTTCACCTTACACAATCACCGCAGTATATGCACACACTCGCTTTGGCTTATTTTCAAGCAGGCAAGCGTGAAAACGCCCTAAAAGCAATTCAGACTGCAATCGAAATGGATCCTGAAAACGATGCCTTTCGACAGACCTTGACCAAAATGAAGGAGGCAGATGAAAAGACAAAATAA